One part of the Thermoanaerobacterium sp. CMT5567-10 genome encodes these proteins:
- a CDS encoding Uma2 family endonuclease codes for MAVADKDEHIKYTYKDYLSWANDERWELIDGVPYNMSPSPTRKHQKVVGELFASIHNYLKGKTCEVYSAPFDVRLFAENVSDDDVTNVVQPDIVIVCDPSKLDDKGCKGSPDMIIEVVSPSTLKRDLKEKFYLYEKAGVKEYWIVFADEKTVLSYYLGEDGKYKRPEVYSEEDNIKVRIFKSLEIQLKDIFQN; via the coding sequence ATGGCAGTTGCAGATAAAGATGAACATATAAAATACACATATAAAGATTATTTGAGCTGGGCTAATGATGAGAGATGGGAGCTTATAGATGGAGTTCCGTATAATATGAGTCCATCACCGACGCGGAAACATCAGAAAGTTGTAGGAGAATTGTTTGCCTCTATCCATAATTATCTAAAAGGAAAAACTTGTGAAGTTTACAGCGCTCCATTTGATGTAAGATTGTTTGCTGAAAACGTTAGTGATGATGATGTGACAAATGTAGTTCAGCCTGACATAGTGATAGTGTGTGATCCAAGTAAGCTGGATGATAAAGGCTGTAAAGGAAGCCCAGATATGATTATAGAGGTAGTTTCTCCTTCAACATTAAAGAGAGACTTAAAGGAAAAATTCTATTTGTATGAAAAAGCAGGGGTAAAAGAGTATTGGATCGTATTTGCTGATGAAAAAACTGTACTGTCTTACTATTTAGGTGAAGATGGCAAATACAAAAGACCTGAAGTATATTCAGAAGAAGATAATATAAAGGTCAGGATTTTTAAATCATTGGAAATCCAATTGAAGGATATCTTTCAGAATTAA
- a CDS encoding glycosyltransferase family 2 protein: MSDIKYSVVIPVYNEELLIEESYRRLKRVMDSTNETYELIFVDDGSHDKSAEILSRISLNDRNVKLISFSRNFGHQTAITAGMDNAKGDAVVVIDADLQDPPEVILKMIEKWKEGYDVVYGKRAERKGESFFKLFTARLFYRILKSLTNVDIPVDTGDFRLIDRKVCDVMNSLNSIREKNRYIRGLVSWVGFRQIGVEYVRDPRLAGETKYTLKKMLKLAMDGITSFSYVPLKLPLNLGIFLTAAGFVYLIVELVLKIAGVDVSTLNTVIAVNMILFGANFLVLGAFGEYIGRIYDEVRDRPLYIIARKVGFDDGKTGEKRQ, from the coding sequence GTGTCTGATATAAAGTATTCAGTTGTTATACCTGTGTACAACGAAGAACTTCTTATTGAAGAATCGTACAGGCGGCTAAAAAGAGTCATGGACTCAACTAATGAGACTTACGAGCTTATATTTGTAGATGACGGAAGCCATGACAAGTCAGCGGAGATTCTAAGTAGGATAAGCCTGAATGATAGAAATGTGAAACTTATAAGCTTTTCAAGGAACTTTGGGCATCAGACAGCCATAACCGCTGGCATGGATAATGCGAAAGGTGATGCTGTTGTTGTCATCGATGCAGATCTACAGGATCCACCTGAAGTGATACTAAAGATGATTGAGAAGTGGAAAGAAGGATACGACGTCGTATACGGCAAAAGGGCGGAAAGAAAAGGAGAGTCTTTCTTTAAGCTCTTTACAGCCAGATTATTTTATAGGATTTTAAAAAGTCTTACGAATGTAGATATACCAGTTGATACGGGAGACTTCAGGCTTATTGACAGGAAAGTCTGCGACGTGATGAATTCACTTAACTCCATAAGGGAAAAAAACAGGTATATAAGAGGTCTTGTAAGTTGGGTAGGCTTTAGGCAGATTGGCGTTGAATATGTGAGAGACCCAAGGCTTGCTGGTGAGACCAAGTACACGCTAAAGAAAATGCTTAAGCTTGCTATGGACGGTATAACGTCGTTTTCCTACGTACCGCTGAAATTACCGTTGAATTTGGGAATTTTCCTGACAGCGGCGGGTTTTGTGTATTTGATTGTAGAGCTTGTTTTAAAGATTGCAGGCGTTGATGTATCAACCTTAAACACAGTCATAGCTGTAAATATGATTTTATTTGGCGCAAACTTTTTAGTTTTAGGTGCATTTGGTGAGTATATTGGCAGAATATACGACGAGGTAAGAGACAGACCGCTTTACATTATAGCGAGAAAGGTGGGGTTTGATGATGGAAAGACAGGAGAAAAGAGACAATAG
- a CDS encoding glycosyltransferase family 39 protein has protein sequence MGKKVLKYSLAFVLALSVILSIYSLYNYSGSTEGFRGNFQHNFTQGSTNRSWGSGNTNQGLWQRGNFPQGNAQSGQSQWQMPRSRGDFGGFRGTSSKYGVYIMAYAAIVFLLFILSYYALENKKFKLDFQSDKFIIIALFLIGFFMRLYIAATIEGFSGDIGLFRSWAQSAAQDLLNFYKNTPSCDYPPLYIYVLYIVGKIAAIGNLSHFYTVLLKLPSIVADITTSYIIYKIAKRYFSKNISAFISALYIFNPAVFINSSAWGQVDSFFTMLVIIAVYFLSEKKLWLSSVFFTAAVLMKPQGIIFAPVLFFEIVNERSLKNFLKAFVASLVTAVIVLVPFAIGQDPLWIFKLYEKTISEYPYASVNGFNFYGLLGANYVNSGTKLFVFSYSTWGFIFIVLTTAFSWFIYIKGKNSKLSFLSALIQIAGVFTFSTGMHERYLFPAAALAILAFLYVKDIRLFGLYVLFSITSFLNMYYVLFGGLRNSFGFIPMIVSLANVVMAVYLAKVSYDVAVLNKIYTADEGMKSHEIHTTI, from the coding sequence ATGGGTAAAAAGGTGCTAAAATACAGCTTGGCATTTGTCTTGGCTTTGTCAGTGATTCTAAGCATATACTCACTATACAATTACAGTGGAAGTACAGAGGGGTTTAGAGGAAATTTTCAGCATAATTTTACACAAGGCAGCACAAACAGAAGTTGGGGAAGTGGAAACACAAATCAAGGTCTTTGGCAGAGAGGCAACTTTCCTCAAGGAAATGCACAAAGTGGGCAATCCCAATGGCAGATGCCCCGCAGTAGAGGAGATTTTGGGGGATTTAGGGGAACATCATCAAAGTACGGCGTGTATATAATGGCATACGCGGCAATCGTGTTTTTGCTGTTTATTTTAAGCTACTACGCTTTGGAGAATAAAAAATTTAAGCTTGACTTTCAAAGCGACAAATTCATAATAATAGCACTATTTTTGATAGGATTTTTTATGCGGCTTTACATAGCTGCAACTATTGAAGGTTTTTCAGGAGATATAGGGCTTTTTAGAAGCTGGGCACAGTCAGCGGCACAAGACCTCTTAAACTTTTATAAAAATACTCCAAGCTGTGATTACCCACCACTTTACATCTATGTGCTTTACATTGTAGGCAAAATAGCTGCAATCGGCAATCTTTCTCATTTCTACACGGTACTTTTAAAGCTTCCGTCCATTGTGGCTGATATTACCACATCGTACATTATATATAAAATAGCTAAAAGATACTTTTCCAAAAACATCAGTGCATTCATATCGGCTTTGTACATTTTCAATCCGGCCGTATTTATAAATTCATCTGCGTGGGGACAGGTAGACTCATTTTTCACAATGCTTGTAATAATAGCGGTGTACTTTTTGTCAGAGAAAAAGTTGTGGCTTTCATCAGTGTTTTTCACCGCGGCAGTGCTTATGAAGCCACAGGGAATCATATTTGCGCCAGTCCTGTTTTTTGAGATTGTAAATGAGAGAAGTTTGAAAAATTTCTTAAAAGCTTTTGTGGCGTCACTGGTTACGGCAGTTATAGTATTAGTGCCGTTTGCCATAGGTCAAGATCCTTTGTGGATATTTAAGCTGTATGAAAAGACTATTTCAGAGTATCCATACGCATCAGTAAATGGCTTCAACTTCTATGGATTGCTGGGAGCAAACTATGTGAATTCTGGTACAAAATTGTTTGTGTTTAGCTACAGCACTTGGGGATTTATCTTCATAGTTTTAACGACTGCATTTTCGTGGTTTATATACATTAAAGGAAAAAACAGCAAATTGTCATTTTTATCAGCTTTAATTCAGATCGCAGGTGTATTTACATTTTCAACAGGGATGCATGAGAGGTACTTATTTCCTGCTGCAGCATTAGCTATATTAGCATTTTTATATGTAAAAGACATAAGGCTATTTGGGCTGTATGTTTTATTTAGCATAACAAGCTTTCTAAATATGTACTACGTCCTGTTTGGAGGTTTGAGAAATTCTTTTGGGTTTATACCTATGATAGTTTCGTTGGCAAATGTGGTGATGGCAGTCTATCTTGCAAAAGTATCTTATGATGTGGCTGTATTAAATAAGATTTACACTGCTGATGAAGGCATGAAATCACACGAAATTCACACAACTATTTGA
- a CDS encoding Rpn family recombination-promoting nuclease/putative transposase: protein MSQKYDITMKNIFSDMADDIMSYFLGLQYTKIDELNIEFARVERRDSDMIFKCTTDKGNVAVHIEFQSENDGKMPYRMLRYSLEIMEKHNLLPYQVVIYIGKDNMKMENGLSYNFGEQNTLDYKYKIINVGDIKFTDVLKTDYYDLYSLLPLMDQNRRKEEGEKYLERCVEAIKDIPIDINKKKDIAFKAEILSGIIFKKEVIERVFSEVVKMFRIEESETYKMIIEKGIEKGIEKGIKEGIERGIEEGIKKGAKEEKIAIAKKLLKNGMPIDKIAEITELSEDEIKKLMN, encoded by the coding sequence ATGAGCCAAAAATACGATATTACGATGAAAAATATTTTTTCGGATATGGCAGATGACATAATGAGTTATTTTCTGGGGCTACAATACACAAAGATTGATGAACTAAATATAGAATTTGCAAGAGTCGAGAGAAGAGACAGCGACATGATATTCAAATGCACTACTGACAAAGGAAATGTGGCTGTTCACATAGAATTTCAATCAGAAAATGACGGAAAAATGCCTTACAGAATGCTTAGATATTCCCTGGAGATAATGGAAAAGCATAATCTCTTACCATATCAAGTAGTCATATATATAGGAAAAGACAATATGAAAATGGAAAATGGCTTAAGCTACAACTTTGGAGAGCAAAACACATTAGACTATAAATACAAGATAATAAACGTTGGTGACATTAAATTTACTGATGTTTTAAAGACAGATTATTATGATTTATATTCACTTCTACCATTGATGGACCAAAATAGAAGGAAGGAAGAAGGAGAAAAATATCTTGAAAGGTGTGTTGAAGCAATTAAAGATATTCCTATAGACATAAACAAGAAGAAAGACATAGCGTTTAAAGCAGAGATATTGTCAGGGATAATATTTAAAAAAGAAGTTATTGAGAGAGTTTTTTCGGAGGTGGTAAAGATGTTTAGGATTGAAGAATCAGAAACATACAAAATGATAATTGAGAAAGGCATAGAAAAAGGCATAGAGAAAGGTATCAAAGAAGGCATTGAAAGAGGTATAGAAGAAGGTATTAAAAAGGGTGCAAAGGAAGAGAAAATTGCAATAGCTAAAAAATTATTAAAAAATGGTATGCCTATCGACAAGATAGCAGAGATCACAGAATTATCAGAAGATGAGATAAAAAAATTGATGAATTAG
- a CDS encoding GtrA family protein has translation MMERQEKRDNSKMGLIQFVKFNLVGIVNTLVDFSVFTVLTFFGMYYMVAQVISYSCGVANSFVMNKYWTFGDKSSPHGYEVFKFIAVNAVSLAVSLSILYPLKPAVGVLSAKIIATLFSMMINFVGSKLWVFKKA, from the coding sequence ATGATGGAAAGACAGGAGAAAAGAGACAATAGCAAAATGGGGCTAATACAGTTCGTAAAGTTTAATCTGGTAGGCATCGTAAATACTTTAGTGGATTTTTCGGTTTTTACCGTCCTTACGTTTTTTGGAATGTACTACATGGTAGCACAAGTCATATCGTATAGCTGCGGTGTCGCAAACAGCTTTGTGATGAATAAATACTGGACATTTGGCGACAAATCATCACCACATGGCTACGAAGTATTCAAATTTATCGCTGTGAATGCTGTGTCATTAGCGGTGTCTCTTTCGATTCTGTACCCGCTAAAGCCGGCCGTCGGCGTACTTTCTGCTAAGATTATTGCCACATTGTTCTCAATGATGATAAACTTTGTAGGCAGCAAGCTTTGGGTATTTAAGAAGGCCTAG
- a CDS encoding response regulator transcription factor produces MSRNIYLVEDEKSLNLLLQKYLEREGYDVMTFFDGSTAMDRIKDLPDLWILDIMLPDVDGYELIKAIKDHNKSTPVIFMSARNEELDRVVGLELGSDDYLSKPFLPRELVIRTNKLMERIHGIEEDGSDDIIQVGDYTLSEKQRTVYLGEDEIQLTNKEYELFCYLVKNKNIVVSRDQILNNVWGEDYFGSDRVVDDTIRRLRKKVDKLNIETVYGYGYKLVCKS; encoded by the coding sequence TTGTCAAGAAATATATATCTTGTAGAGGATGAGAAGAGCCTAAACCTTCTCTTGCAGAAGTACCTCGAGAGGGAAGGATACGACGTTATGACATTTTTTGATGGAAGTACTGCTATGGATAGGATAAAAGATTTGCCAGATCTATGGATACTTGATATAATGCTTCCTGATGTAGATGGATATGAGCTTATAAAAGCTATAAAGGACCATAACAAATCGACGCCTGTCATATTCATGTCTGCCAGAAATGAAGAGCTTGACAGGGTAGTAGGCTTAGAGCTTGGAAGTGATGATTATCTTTCTAAGCCATTTCTGCCTCGGGAGCTTGTCATTAGGACAAACAAGCTTATGGAGAGGATACACGGAATAGAAGAGGATGGCAGCGATGACATTATACAAGTAGGCGATTATACATTGAGTGAGAAGCAAAGGACTGTTTATTTAGGTGAAGACGAGATACAGCTTACAAATAAGGAATATGAGCTTTTCTGCTACCTTGTGAAGAATAAAAATATCGTCGTGTCGAGAGACCAGATTTTGAACAATGTCTGGGGTGAAGACTACTTTGGCTCTGACAGGGTTGTTGACGACACCATAAGAAGGCTTCGGAAGAAAGTAGATAAGTTAAATATAGAGACCGTATATGGTTACGGTTATAAACTGGTGTGTAAATCATGA
- a CDS encoding HAMP domain-containing sensor histidine kinase has protein sequence MKKIFRFRSLAMRIWMTFTAVILIIVCSLSMLYIFAYRRVEENNKIQDLKVSHEMLLKNDNFSGNYNNFSRLRNLRGGDNFIVDFDTANRPLIIDINHREPPPDPHSPSFNTMSVKLWMSSFIKGGTIKEKLYKEVYNNMQYFFIISTVNYDSFNKAYLVSYVPNIVDNTILYLVIAIGIIFIIIGFFALIIVAGHISKPLKELEEYTVRIAHKDWKEPIEVKSDDEIGMLARSMNKMQKELKLADEEEKMFLQSISHDLKTPVMVIMSHADAIIDGVYIESLEKTAEIIKDEAIRLQKKINQMLYLNTLDYVLENNSRNDYINMKDLLTQIISRFEIIKSSIEWDLDVDDIIIKGDRDKIEVCIENILDNAIRYANELIRITLKKDNKYAVLDIYNDGPNIDEKHVGRIFDRMYKDKTGNFGLGLAISKKIVDFYKGEIKAVNREKGVSFIIKYPLK, from the coding sequence ATGAAAAAGATATTTAGATTTCGTTCGCTGGCAATGAGAATATGGATGACATTTACTGCTGTCATACTTATCATAGTGTGCAGTTTATCGATGCTTTACATCTTTGCCTACAGGAGAGTTGAAGAAAACAATAAGATACAGGATTTAAAGGTTTCACATGAGATGCTTCTCAAAAATGATAATTTCAGCGGCAACTACAACAATTTTTCAAGGCTTAGAAATCTAAGAGGCGGAGACAACTTCATTGTAGATTTTGATACAGCCAACAGACCTTTAATCATAGACATAAACCACAGAGAACCTCCACCTGATCCACATTCGCCTTCATTTAATACAATGAGCGTAAAGCTTTGGATGTCCAGCTTCATAAAAGGTGGTACTATTAAAGAGAAGCTGTATAAAGAAGTCTACAACAATATGCAATATTTCTTCATAATAAGCACTGTAAATTATGATTCATTTAATAAAGCTTATCTTGTATCATATGTACCAAACATTGTTGACAATACTATTCTTTATTTGGTTATAGCAATAGGAATCATATTTATAATCATTGGCTTTTTTGCTTTGATAATAGTTGCAGGTCATATTTCGAAGCCTTTAAAGGAACTAGAGGAATACACAGTCAGGATAGCACACAAAGACTGGAAAGAGCCTATAGAAGTTAAAAGTGATGATGAGATAGGCATGCTAGCAAGATCAATGAATAAGATGCAGAAGGAATTGAAGCTGGCAGACGAAGAAGAAAAGATGTTTTTGCAAAGCATATCACATGACTTAAAGACGCCAGTAATGGTTATTATGAGCCATGCGGATGCCATAATAGATGGTGTGTATATAGAGTCTTTGGAGAAGACGGCTGAGATAATAAAAGATGAGGCGATACGGCTTCAGAAGAAAATAAATCAGATGCTTTACCTGAATACACTTGATTATGTACTGGAAAATAACAGCAGAAATGATTATATAAATATGAAGGATCTTTTGACGCAAATAATAAGCAGGTTTGAAATCATAAAAAGCAGTATAGAGTGGGATTTGGATGTAGATGATATAATAATAAAAGGTGACAGGGATAAGATTGAGGTATGCATCGAAAACATACTTGACAACGCTATAAGGTATGCAAATGAGTTGATACGAATAACTTTAAAGAAAGATAATAAGTATGCGGTGCTGGACATATACAATGATGGACCTAATATAGATGAAAAGCATGTAGGCCGTATATTTGACAGAATGTACAAGGACAAGACGGGAAACTTTGGTTTAGGACTTGCTATATCGAAAAAAATTGTTGACTTCTATAAAGGTGAGATAAAAGCAGTAAATAGAGAAAAAGGTGTAAGCTTCATAATAAAATATCCTCTAAAATAA
- a CDS encoding glycosyltransferase family 39 protein: MKKLKFNKDSIGLYLILLLSAILNFTNLSIEGYANQYYAAGVKSMSMSLKNFFFVSYDPAGFVTIDKPPLGFWIQTIFVKIFGFNGISILLPQAIAGVISVALIYILVKRYFGKTAGLISALVLAVTPVFVADSRNNTIDNMLLMTLLFAVLALMKALDTGKLKYLLLSLFLVGVGFNVKMLEAYMIIPAVYITYVLASKISLKKRIGYLSLATVVLLIVSLSWAIIVDMTPQSMRPYVGSSTDNSELELIIGHNGLERLGLGRNTGFGGGRIGNFNGGEFRRNFGNFNGQFNQGTSQVTQTQRTSVDAVSSATKNGNGSNGSQNNTPSASQGNYGQNGTNPNFAGGNFERPNGNRGGMGGAFGGDEKASILRLFSNNSLSDQIIWLFPMAIFGILAELLRKRLKRPFDDGRKLSLILWISWLVPVFIYFSFTTGMFHPYYLTMMAQPIAALTGIGIVSMWEMYQEGGAKSWLLPLSLIADGLVELLILYYHYNTSNLTKYIMLAVAVLSIGSAIVLSLMTFAKNGGFKVKKAMLIVGVIGLLIAPAVWSATTLFYPMNGTMPSAGLELATGRNRFVFGGGDINSNADSKLISFLEKNKGSAKYLLVVSSSQSAGADSIIIKTGEPVMALGGFSGSDNILTLSQFKELVKKGEVRYVMTGGMDRGSNSEIMNWVRENGKLVPTSEWSSTSATQNVNGFGGFGGRDFGELYDLKGVNVN, translated from the coding sequence ATGAAAAAATTGAAGTTTAACAAAGATTCTATTGGGTTATATTTAATTTTACTATTATCAGCAATATTGAATTTTACCAATTTAAGTATTGAAGGATATGCAAACCAGTATTACGCTGCAGGCGTAAAAAGCATGAGCATGAGCCTTAAAAACTTTTTCTTCGTTTCATACGATCCGGCTGGATTTGTCACGATAGACAAGCCGCCATTAGGATTTTGGATACAGACTATTTTTGTCAAGATATTTGGATTTAATGGCATAAGCATATTGCTTCCGCAGGCTATAGCAGGTGTCATATCCGTAGCGCTTATATACATCCTAGTAAAAAGGTATTTTGGCAAGACAGCGGGGCTTATATCTGCACTGGTTTTGGCTGTTACACCTGTATTTGTGGCAGACAGCAGAAATAATACCATTGACAATATGCTGCTTATGACGCTTTTGTTTGCGGTTTTAGCGCTTATGAAAGCCTTAGACACAGGTAAACTTAAGTATTTGCTATTAAGCTTATTTTTAGTGGGCGTTGGTTTTAATGTAAAGATGCTGGAGGCATACATGATAATCCCAGCAGTGTATATCACGTACGTTTTGGCGTCAAAGATAAGTTTAAAGAAAAGAATAGGTTATTTGTCATTGGCTACTGTTGTGCTACTTATTGTATCGCTTTCGTGGGCTATCATTGTTGACATGACTCCACAAAGCATGAGGCCTTATGTAGGCAGCAGTACAGACAACTCAGAGCTGGAACTCATAATAGGCCACAATGGGCTTGAAAGACTTGGGCTTGGCAGAAATACAGGTTTTGGCGGTGGTCGCATAGGAAATTTCAATGGTGGAGAATTCCGAAGAAATTTTGGCAATTTCAACGGTCAATTTAATCAAGGTACATCACAAGTGACACAAACACAAAGGACATCAGTAGATGCTGTATCAAGCGCTACTAAGAATGGCAACGGCTCAAATGGCAGTCAAAATAATACACCATCTGCAAGCCAAGGCAACTACGGGCAAAATGGGACAAATCCAAACTTCGCAGGTGGCAATTTTGAAAGGCCAAACGGCAATAGAGGTGGCATGGGCGGTGCCTTCGGTGGAGATGAAAAAGCCAGCATATTGAGGCTTTTTTCAAACAACAGCTTGTCTGACCAGATAATATGGCTTTTCCCGATGGCTATCTTCGGAATTTTAGCAGAACTTTTAAGAAAAAGGCTTAAAAGGCCATTTGATGATGGCAGGAAGCTTTCATTGATACTGTGGATTTCATGGCTTGTGCCCGTATTTATATACTTCAGCTTTACTACAGGCATGTTCCATCCGTATTATTTGACGATGATGGCCCAACCTATAGCGGCACTAACAGGCATAGGTATTGTTTCAATGTGGGAAATGTACCAAGAAGGCGGTGCAAAGTCATGGCTTTTGCCCCTGTCGCTTATAGCTGACGGGTTAGTTGAGCTTCTCATATTGTACTATCATTACAATACGTCTAATCTCACAAAGTACATCATGTTAGCTGTTGCAGTGCTTTCTATCGGTTCAGCGATAGTTTTGTCATTGATGACTTTTGCAAAGAATGGCGGATTTAAAGTCAAAAAGGCGATGCTTATAGTTGGTGTAATAGGGCTTTTGATAGCACCTGCAGTTTGGTCTGCCACAACGCTTTTCTATCCAATGAACGGCACTATGCCATCTGCAGGATTAGAGCTGGCGACAGGTAGAAATAGGTTTGTTTTCGGAGGCGGAGATATAAATAGCAATGCAGATTCTAAGCTTATAAGCTTCCTTGAGAAAAACAAAGGCAGCGCAAAGTATCTTTTAGTCGTATCATCATCACAAAGTGCCGGTGCCGATAGCATAATTATAAAGACAGGCGAACCTGTGATGGCATTAGGAGGCTTTTCAGGCTCAGACAATATTTTGACCCTAAGTCAATTTAAAGAGCTTGTCAAAAAAGGTGAAGTAAGATACGTGATGACTGGCGGCATGGATAGAGGCTCCAATAGTGAGATAATGAACTGGGTAAGAGAAAATGGAAAGCTTGTGCCAACAAGTGAATGGAGCAGCACAAGTGCTACGCAAAATGTCAATGGCTTCGGAGGATTTGGAGGAAGAGATTTTGGAGAGCTTTATGATCTTAAAGGTGTCAATGTCAACTGA
- a CDS encoding nucleotidyltransferase domain-containing protein, with protein MKNVYDDKKIKQMLADVEKRMRDLFYQKLDAIILYGSYARGDFTYDSDVDIMVLVDEKEDDLKKHDDKITDIMVDLSLKYDIVISLYVQSVQNYNKYVKMLPFYKNVQKEGIRVYG; from the coding sequence GTGAAGAATGTATATGATGATAAAAAAATAAAGCAAATGCTTGCTGATGTTGAGAAAAGAATGAGAGATTTATTTTATCAAAAGCTCGATGCAATTATTTTGTACGGTTCTTATGCTCGCGGAGATTTTACGTATGATTCTGATGTAGATATTATGGTGTTAGTTGATGAAAAAGAGGACGATCTTAAAAAGCATGATGATAAAATAACGGATATTATGGTTGATTTATCATTAAAATATGATATTGTCATTTCCTTATATGTTCAAAGTGTTCAGAATTATAATAAGTATGTGAAGATGCTTCCATTCTACAAAAATGTTCAGAAAGAAGGCATAAGAGTCTATGGATGA
- a CDS encoding decaprenyl-phosphate phosphoribosyltransferase: MRLEHTVKYSTIDKYKGLIKLMRPKQWIKNVFVLAALIFSKRMLDVLSLKEALIAFLIFCGISSSVYIINDIVDIEKDRKHPKKRLRPLPSGLVKKQDAAILFLILVLTSSALSFMLNVNFGIIVLSYFIINIAYTFYLKNIIIIDVMVIAIGFVLRVIAGAEAIGVASSPWLLLCTLLLSLFLAITKRKNEVIVLDNNAKSHRNVLDEYSVKLLDNMLSIVTSSTIIAYSLYTFYAEKGYYMMITILFVIYGIFRYQYLVDSKTFGGSPELAFFEDKPFLINGILYCITVILILYI; the protein is encoded by the coding sequence ATGAGATTGGAACATACTGTAAAGTATTCTACAATAGACAAATATAAGGGTTTAATAAAGCTTATGAGGCCGAAGCAGTGGATTAAAAATGTATTTGTTTTAGCGGCACTTATTTTCAGCAAAAGAATGCTTGATGTTTTATCACTTAAGGAAGCTTTAATTGCTTTCCTCATATTTTGCGGAATATCCTCTAGCGTCTATATAATAAATGATATAGTTGATATTGAAAAAGACCGGAAACATCCGAAAAAGAGATTAAGGCCATTGCCGTCAGGACTTGTAAAAAAGCAAGATGCAGCTATTCTGTTTTTAATACTTGTTTTAACATCATCAGCATTATCATTTATGCTTAATGTAAATTTTGGCATAATTGTTTTAAGTTATTTCATAATTAACATTGCTTATACATTTTATCTTAAAAACATTATCATTATTGACGTAATGGTTATTGCTATTGGGTTTGTACTGAGGGTAATTGCTGGTGCAGAGGCAATAGGCGTTGCAAGTTCACCGTGGTTGCTGCTATGTACACTTCTATTGTCATTATTTCTTGCAATTACCAAGAGGAAAAATGAGGTTATCGTCCTTGATAATAATGCAAAAAGCCATAGAAATGTTCTTGATGAATACAGTGTGAAACTTCTTGACAATATGTTATCTATAGTGACGTCATCAACCATAATAGCGTATTCCCTTTATACTTTTTATGCTGAAAAGGGTTATTACATGATGATAACGATACTTTTTGTGATATATGGTATATTCAGATATCAGTATCTTGTTGACAGTAAAACATTTGGAGGCAGTCCAGAATTGGCATTTTTTGAGGACAAACCTTTTCTTATAAATGGGATTTTATATTGCATTACTGTTATTTTGATATTGTATATCTAA